Proteins encoded by one window of Salvia splendens isolate huo1 chromosome 14, SspV2, whole genome shotgun sequence:
- the LOC121764619 gene encoding LOW QUALITY PROTEIN: serine/threonine-protein kinase/endoribonuclease IRE1a-like (The sequence of the model RefSeq protein was modified relative to this genomic sequence to represent the inferred CDS: inserted 1 base in 1 codon), which translates to MILPLKKSKILLSDRHPNIVRWYGVDQDQDFVYLALELCSCSLNDLIVMHSKSPTHPTFEKSLACDVAADYSIRLDYMDDLIHGFNLWNSDGYPSPLLLKLMRDMISGVSHLHELEFVHRDLKPQNVLILNERSLCAKLSDMGISKHLVGDMSTLSNHGTGCGWQAPRAVDLFSLGCVFFFCITGGRHPFGSRLERDINIAKNKVDLSLLDHIPDXQLLNPNSEMRPKASDVLNHPLFWSAEMRLSFLRDTSDRVELEDREVQSDLLKSLENIGPLALGGRWNEKLDPSFLNNIGQYRFHSVRDLLRVMRNKLSHYREIPAEIQQLIGAVPEGFDRYFRSRFPKLLIEVYKVMSKYCSKEDCFAKYFNGPEF; encoded by the exons ATGATATTGCCGTTAAAGAAATCCAAAATCTTATTGTCTGATCGTCATCCAAATATTGTTAGATGGTATGGAGTAGATCAAGACCAAGATTTCGTGTATCTTGCATTAGAACTCTGTTCTTGCAGCTTAAATGATCTTATTGTGATGCACTCAAAGTCCCCTACTCATCCAACTTTTGAAAAGAGTTTGGCTTGTGACGTTGCAGCAGATTATTCAATCCGTCTGGATTATATGGATGACCTTATTCATGGGTTTAACTTGTGGAACTCAGATGGATATCCATCACCTTTATTGTTAAAACTGATGAG GGATATGATATCAGGAGTTTCCCATTTACATGAGTTGGAATTCGTTCATCGGGACCTGAAGCCTCAAAATGTGTTGATATTAAATGAAAGATCTCTGTGTGCAAAGCTTTCAGACATGGGCATTAGCAAGCACCTTGTTGGAGACATGTCAACCTTGAGTAATCACGGTACAG GCTGCGGATGGCAGGCACCACGAGCAGTCGATTTGTTTAGCCTCGgttgtgttttctttttctgCATTACCGGTGGCAGACATCCCTTTGGGAGCCGCTTGGAACGCGATATCAACATTGCAAAAAATAAAGTTGATCTTTCCCTGCTGGATCATATCCCAG TGCAATTGCTAAATCCCAATTCTGAAATGAG GCCAAAGGCGAGCGATGTGCTTAACCATCCCCTTTTTTGGAGCGCTGAGATGCGGCTTTCCTTTCTCCGTGACACGAGTGATAGGGTGGAACTGGAAGACAGAGAGGTTCAGTCGGATCTCTTGAAATCGTTAGAGAATATAGGACCTCTGGCTTTGGGTGGAAGGTGGAATGAAAAGTTAGATCCTTCATTTCTTAATAATATCGGTCAATACAGGTTTCATAGCGTTCGTGATTTGCTACGAGTCATGCGTAACAAGCTGAGTCATTACAGGGAGATTCCTGCAGAAATTCAG CAACTAATCGGAGCGGTACCTGAAGGATTCGACAGATATTTCAGGAGTCGGTTCCCAAAATTATTGATTGAAGTGTACAAAGTGATGAGCAAATACTGCAGCAAAGAAGATTGCTTTGCCAAGTACTTCAATGGACCTGAGTTCTAG